Genomic DNA from Betaproteobacteria bacterium:
GTCTCCCTTCATCGCCGCCAGCGCGACTTGCGCCTTGAACTTCGCGGTCAATTTCCGTCGTGGCCTTCTCTTGCTCATGGTCTTGCTCCTCTTGGTTGGAAGCAAGGCTATCAATTATCCGCGTGTCCGAAAATCCGAAGCCCTCTCTACCTGCTGGTGCTCGGCCAAAGTCCGAGTCGTCTTTTCGATCTTTGCTATGAGCCTGTTAAATGTCTGTTGCCGCGGTGTGAGCTGCGCTCCGCGCACCAGGGGTCCCGGCACGATAGCTACTTCAACGTCTTGCCCGAAGAGATCTTTTTGAGTGGTCATGCATTCCAGGCATGAAGAATTATCAGGTCGCGGGTGTCGGGCTTCATTGCGTTCAGCGCGGCTTAGTATTTTACGGATTCACTGTTGACAGAATTGGAGAAGAAATTGCGGAACGGTGGTTTGGTTTTGGGGGATCAACAATGGGATCGCCCCTTGTTCCCTCTGGGGGGATAAACAAGGGGTTTTCCCCTTGTTCGTAACATGATTGTTGCCGAAGCGAGTGCATGCGTTTTGGTTCCGGCTATTTCGGCTTAGGATATCGTCACACCGGCGTGAACATCGGAACCTTGGCGCCCTCGTCAGCCTCCTTGAACACCACCTTCACGCGCTGCCCGATGGCCAAGCTGGAGGGATCGCAGTCCACCAAGTTAGTCATCATGGTCACGCCTTCCTCCAGGGTCACATAGGCCAGTGTATAGGGCACGGGCACGCCGCGATGAAGTGTGCTGTAGGAATAAATTACTCCAGTACCCTTGGCCGCCACCCATTCGGTTTTATCGGAAAAGCAATGAGGGCATAGCACGCGCGGATAGAAGTGCGCCTCGCCACAGTCGTTGCACTTGCCCACGAGTAGCGTGCCTTGGGCCGCGGCATCGAAGTAACGCTTGTTCTCGGGATTGATGGGGGGCGCCGGAATGTTGCGTGCGCTCATGAGTCTCGCTCCATGATCAAGGTGGCGCTGCCGTGGCGGGAGCCCAGTTGCCCGCCCGTGCCTTGCGCCAATGCCAGACGGCAATCGCGAACCTGTACCTTGGGATGCGCTTCGCCGCGCAATTGCCGCACGGCTTCTATCACCTTGGTCATGCCACCACGGTTCGCGGGATGGTTGTTGCACAGGCCGCCGCCGTCGGTGTTGAAAGGTAATTTTCCCGTTCCAGAAATGAGATTTCCATCGGACACGAAGCGCCCGCCTTCCCCTTTCTTGCAGAAGCCCAGATCTTCCAATTGCATCAGCACGGTAATGGTGAAGCTGTCGTAGATGGATGCGTATTGGATGTCCGCTGGCTTTACGCCAGCCTCGGTGAAAGCCGCCGGCCCCGACCATGCCGCGCCCGAGGTGGTGAGGTCAATCTTGCCGCCTTGCTGGCCTTTGGGGGATTCGCCCGCGCCGAGGATTCTCACCAATGGCCGCTTCAGACTTCTCGCGATCTCGGGGCGCGTCACGATGACAGCACCTCCGCCATCGCTCACCACACAACAATCCAGGCGGTGCAAGGGATCGGTGATGAGCGGAGACGCCAGCACTTCCTGCACCGTGACCACCTCGCGCAACATGGCCTGGGGATTGTGTTGGGCATGATGAGAGGCCGCCACCTTGATCCACGCCAGTTGTTCGCCGGTGGTCCCGAACTCGTGCATGTGCCGCATGGCCACCATGCCGTAACCGTTGGCCGTGGCCATGCCGTAGGGAAATTCGAAACCTGCTTCGGGCGTGGAGGCGCCGTAATTGCGCGGCTGCGTACCGGAAGATCCTTCCGAGCGTGGCCTGCCGGCCAGCGTCACCAAGGCCACGTTGCACTTGCCCAGCGCGATGGCTTGCGCGGCGTGGGCCACATGCACCAGGTAGGAGGAGCCTCCGGTATCGGTGGAATCCATGTGCCGCACCTTGAGGCCCAGATAATCCACCATGGACATCGGCCCGAGGCCGGGCGCATCACCGGCGCAAAAATAACCGTCGATATCGTCCTTCGTAAGCCCGGCATCCAACAATGCGCCGCGGGCGGATTCGGCATGCAATTGCGCTACCGACTTATCCGGCGCTTTGCGGGTGGGGTGCTCGTAGACCCCGGCGATATAGGCTTTAGCTTTGATACTCATGGGACATGAGTATAGCCGCCTCACGCCGCCTTTTTGCTCTCCGCTCACATTCCGCCCATCAATTGCGACTCCAACTCCCGCCACCGCGCACGCACCTTGTCAACGCTGGCTTGCTTCACATGGCCGAAACCTCGAATCTGCTCCGGCAAGCTCGCGAGTTCGATGGCGCGTGGCAAGTTTTCGTGGGTGAGGTTGGGCAGTAGCGCGCCAATGGTGGTGACGTACTGCTCGATGAGATCTCGCTCCATGCGCCGTTCCTCCGTCCTGCCAAAGAGGTCCAGAGGTGTGCCCCGCAAGAACTTCAATTTGGCGAGGAGCTTGAAGGCTCCCTTCATCCACTGGCCATACTGAGATTTGGTGAGGTGACCTTGAGCATCGCGCTTGGCGAACAAAGGCGGCGCCAAGTTGTATTTCAAGGCATAGTCACCTTCAAACGTGTCCTTGAGTTTTTGCTCGAACTGCCCATCGGTGTAGAGCCGGGCTACTTCGTACTCATCCTTGTAGGCCATGAGCTTGAATAGGTACTTGGCCACGGTCTTTGCCATTGCATCACGCCCGCCGGCCTCGGCCTCCGCCCGCCTCACTTTCTCGACAAAAGATTCGTAGCGCTGCCCGTATTGCGCGTTTTGATATTGCCCCAACAAGGCGGTGCGCCGGCGCACGATGGCATCCAGGCCTTCGGGCATTTGCACCACCACGGGTGGCGCGGCAACGCGCTCCACCGCGGCGATGTCGTTGGCGGCGTGACGGCCCCAAAGAAACGCCTGCTTGTTCATTTCCACCGCCACCCCATTGAGCTCGATGGCGCGATGCAAGGCCTCGGCGCTCAGCGGAATAAGCCCCTTCTGAAAGGCATAGCCCAGAATGAACAAATTGGAGGCGATGGAATCGCCGAGCAACGCGGTGGCAAGCTGTGTCGAGTCCACGAAGTGCGAGCGGCCTTCCACTGCTTCATCGATCAAGGTGCGAATTTGCTCAGCGGGAAAATGCCAGTCTGGATTCTTCGTGAAGGGCCCCGGCGGTTGTTCATGGGTGTTGATCACCGCCACGGTACGCCCTGGGCGGGTTTTCGCGATGGCATCCGCGGCGCCGGAGGTGAGCATGTCGCACCCTAGAATGAGATCCGCTTCGCCGGTAGCGATGCGTTGCGCGCGTATATCACCGGGCTGGGCGGCGATGCGCACGTGCGAGGTCACCGCACCGTTCTTCTGCGACATACCTGTCATGTCCAGCACCGAAACACCCTTGGCTTCCAGGTGCGCGGCCATGCCCAGCAACGCGCCGATGGTGATCACTCCCGTGCCGCCGATACCTGTTATGAGGATGTTGTAAGACGTTTCCAGCGAGGCAGACGGCGGTTCCGGCAAGGGGCCCAAGTCCATGCACCCGCTTCTCGCACGCGATTTGTTGAGCTTGCCACCTTCCACCGTCACGAAGCTCGGACAAAAGCCCTCCACGCAACTCATGTCCTGGTTGCACGAGGATTGATCGATCATGCGTTTGCGGCCGAAGGGTGTCTCCAGCGGAAGAATGGACGTGCAATTGGATTGCACCCCGCAATCGCCACAGCCCTCGCACACGGCCTCATTGATGAATACCATGGCCGGCGCCAGCGGATATTCGCCCTTCTTGCGCCGGCGCCGCTTTTCCGCCGCGCAGGTTTGATCGTAGATCAGTACGGACACGCCTTTCACTTCGCGCATTTCGCGTTGAACGGCTTCCAGATCCTTGCGGTCGTGCAGCGTCACCAACGCCGGCAGTTGCGTGCGGTCGGTATAGCGCTGCAAATCCTCCGTGACGATCGCGATGCGCTTGACGCCTTCGGCCGCCATTTGCTGGGCGATCATGGGAACCGACACCGTGCCGTCCACCGGTTGGCCGCCCGTCATGGCGACCGCATCGTTGTAGAGAATTTTGTAGGTGATATTGACGTTGGCGGCCAGCGCGGCGCGAATCGCCAAGTAGCCGGAGTGAAAGTAGGTACCATCCCCCAAGTTTGCGAACACGTGCGAACGCTTGGAAAACGCCGCCTGGCCGATCCAGGTGGCGCCCTCCCCGCCCATGTGGGTGGTGGTCTTGTTCTGTTCGGGATAGATGGCGGTGGCCATCACATGGCAACCGATGCCCGCCAGCGCGAGACTTCCCTCGGGCACCTTGGTGGAGCGGTTGTGCGGGCAACCCGAGCAGTAATAGGCCGGACGCGGCGGCGTGTTCACCGCCTTCTTCAAGACCGCCTCCTTGGCATCGAGAAAAGCGAGTTTGGCCTTGATGAGATCGCTAGTGTGAAAGCGCGCGATGCGCCCCGCGATGACACGGGCGATCTGGGCGATGGAGAAATCCCCCTTCGCCGGCAGCAGCCATTGGCCGCGCGCCCCCGCCCATTCGCCGTTCTCGTCAAACTTCCCGATTACGCGCGGGCGCACGTCCGGCTGCCAGTTGTACAGATGCTCCTTGAGTTGATACTCCACCACCTGGCGCTTTTCTTCCACGACCAGAATCTCTTCCAGTCCGCGCGCGAACTCGCGCACGCCCTCGGGTTCCAGCGGCCAAGGCATGGACACCTTGAAAAGGCGAATGCCGATCTCGCCCGCTCGCTGCTCGGCAATTCCCAACTCCTCCAGAGCTTCGAGCACATCCATGTAGGACTTGCCCGAGGCGATGATGCCCAGCCTTGCTCGTGGCGAATCGAGGGTGATGCGGTTGAGATGGTTCGCCCGCGCATAGGCAATCGCTGCGTAGATTTTGTAATCCTGCATCAGCGCTTCTTGCTTGCGCGCATGTTCGCCCAGGGGGTCCGTCGAGGGACGGCAATTCAGGCCGCCCGCGGGCATGCGGAAATCTTCCGGCATCTGGATCTTGACGGCGAAAGGATCGGCATCGATGGAGGCCGAGGATTCCACCGTATCGGCCAGCGCCTTGAACCCCACCGCGCAACCAGAGAAGCGCGACATGGCCCACCCGTGCAGGCCCAAATCGATGTAATCCCGCACGTTGCACGGATACAGCACGGGGATCATGGAGGCGGCGAACAAATGATCGCTTTGATGCGGTAAGGTGGACGAATAAGCGCCGTGATCATCCCCCGCGATGAGCAGCACGCCGCCATGGCGGGACGTACCCGAAAAGTTCATGTGCTTGAACACGTCGCCACAACGGTCCACACCCGGGCCCTTGCCGTACCACAGGGCGAACACACCATCGTAGGCGGATTCTCCTATCAGGTGCACTTGCTGCGAACCCCACACCGCCGTGGCGGCCAGTTCCTCGTTCACCCCCGGCACGAACTGGATATGGTTGGCCTTGAGGTGCTTGGCGGCCTTCCACAGGGCTTCGTCCAATCCGCCCAGAGGCGAGCCGCGATAGCCCGAGATAAAGCCGCCGGTGTTAAGACCGGCCGCCACGTCGCGCAATCGTTGGATGAGGGGCAATCGCACCAGCGCTTGCACGCCGCTCAAATAGATGCGGCCGCTCTGGCCGGTGTATTTATCTTCCAGGGGCACTGCTTGCATTATGTATTCCTCGTGCTCGGTTCCCGCGTGCGGGCTGCTCAAGCCTCTTGGCTCGAACGATAGAAATTGTTCGCGGAAAGCATGATCTGGTTGTGCCCGCAACCGGCGGGGATCATGGGAAAACAATTTTCTTGCGCCTGCACGGACACGTCCAGAAAGTAAGGTCCGGGCGCCGCCAAGCATTGGCGTAGTTCGTTTTCGAGTTGCCCTGGATGGGACACGCGGCTCGAGCC
This window encodes:
- a CDS encoding Zn-ribbon domain-containing OB-fold protein gives rise to the protein MSARNIPAPPINPENKRYFDAAAQGTLLVGKCNDCGEAHFYPRVLCPHCFSDKTEWVAAKGTGVIYSYSTLHRGVPVPYTLAYVTLEEGVTMMTNLVDCDPSSLAIGQRVKVVFKEADEGAKVPMFTPV
- a CDS encoding indolepyruvate ferredoxin oxidoreductase family protein, translated to MQAVPLEDKYTGQSGRIYLSGVQALVRLPLIQRLRDVAAGLNTGGFISGYRGSPLGGLDEALWKAAKHLKANHIQFVPGVNEELAATAVWGSQQVHLIGESAYDGVFALWYGKGPGVDRCGDVFKHMNFSGTSRHGGVLLIAGDDHGAYSSTLPHQSDHLFAASMIPVLYPCNVRDYIDLGLHGWAMSRFSGCAVGFKALADTVESSASIDADPFAVKIQMPEDFRMPAGGLNCRPSTDPLGEHARKQEALMQDYKIYAAIAYARANHLNRITLDSPRARLGIIASGKSYMDVLEALEELGIAEQRAGEIGIRLFKVSMPWPLEPEGVREFARGLEEILVVEEKRQVVEYQLKEHLYNWQPDVRPRVIGKFDENGEWAGARGQWLLPAKGDFSIAQIARVIAGRIARFHTSDLIKAKLAFLDAKEAVLKKAVNTPPRPAYYCSGCPHNRSTKVPEGSLALAGIGCHVMATAIYPEQNKTTTHMGGEGATWIGQAAFSKRSHVFANLGDGTYFHSGYLAIRAALAANVNITYKILYNDAVAMTGGQPVDGTVSVPMIAQQMAAEGVKRIAIVTEDLQRYTDRTQLPALVTLHDRKDLEAVQREMREVKGVSVLIYDQTCAAEKRRRRKKGEYPLAPAMVFINEAVCEGCGDCGVQSNCTSILPLETPFGRKRMIDQSSCNQDMSCVEGFCPSFVTVEGGKLNKSRARSGCMDLGPLPEPPSASLETSYNILITGIGGTGVITIGALLGMAAHLEAKGVSVLDMTGMSQKNGAVTSHVRIAAQPGDIRAQRIATGEADLILGCDMLTSGAADAIAKTRPGRTVAVINTHEQPPGPFTKNPDWHFPAEQIRTLIDEAVEGRSHFVDSTQLATALLGDSIASNLFILGYAFQKGLIPLSAEALHRAIELNGVAVEMNKQAFLWGRHAANDIAAVERVAAPPVVVQMPEGLDAIVRRRTALLGQYQNAQYGQRYESFVEKVRRAEAEAGGRDAMAKTVAKYLFKLMAYKDEYEVARLYTDGQFEQKLKDTFEGDYALKYNLAPPLFAKRDAQGHLTKSQYGQWMKGAFKLLAKLKFLRGTPLDLFGRTEERRMERDLIEQYVTTIGALLPNLTHENLPRAIELASLPEQIRGFGHVKQASVDKVRARWRELESQLMGGM
- a CDS encoding thiolase domain-containing protein, translated to MSIKAKAYIAGVYEHPTRKAPDKSVAQLHAESARGALLDAGLTKDDIDGYFCAGDAPGLGPMSMVDYLGLKVRHMDSTDTGGSSYLVHVAHAAQAIALGKCNVALVTLAGRPRSEGSSGTQPRNYGASTPEAGFEFPYGMATANGYGMVAMRHMHEFGTTGEQLAWIKVAASHHAQHNPQAMLREVVTVQEVLASPLITDPLHRLDCCVVSDGGGAVIVTRPEIARSLKRPLVRILGAGESPKGQQGGKIDLTTSGAAWSGPAAFTEAGVKPADIQYASIYDSFTITVLMQLEDLGFCKKGEGGRFVSDGNLISGTGKLPFNTDGGGLCNNHPANRGGMTKVIEAVRQLRGEAHPKVQVRDCRLALAQGTGGQLGSRHGSATLIMERDS